One Lacticaseibacillus rhamnosus genomic window carries:
- a CDS encoding threonine/serine exporter family protein: protein MKAKDNQADRGDQPLSEKHHMQIPWYDVIVSEERQADHATLEERASLVGRVGIMLLACGTGAWRVREAMNTVARALRMSCSADIGLISLSYTCFSNNHAYSEVLSLPKSGVNTDKLDALERFVRHFDKEYATQTVRDIHHRLDQIQKMSGNYDPLRAGLAAALACCAFVFLLGGGPIEMVCCFVGAGIGNWLREIMIRRNWTLLACIGVSVAVACLVYFIAFRGLEMGLGIAARHEAGYIGAMLFVIPGFPFITSMLDISKQDMRSGMERLLYALMITIVASLVGWLVAMVVHLRPENFVDLGLSPVLLLIYRLIASFCGVFGFSVMFNSPRRMAIQAGLIGAVANTLRLELVDLNTIPPAAAAFIGALVAGLIASAINRVDGYPRISLTVPSIVIMVPGLYIYRAVYNIGLNNIGVGAEWMTRAALIIMFLPLGLFTARLIMDSRWRQSD from the coding sequence ATGAAGGCAAAAGATAACCAAGCGGATCGGGGAGACCAACCGCTTTCAGAAAAACATCATATGCAGATTCCGTGGTATGACGTGATTGTCAGCGAAGAGCGGCAAGCGGATCATGCCACCCTTGAAGAGCGCGCGTCACTCGTCGGCCGAGTCGGGATCATGTTGCTGGCGTGTGGTACCGGGGCGTGGCGCGTGCGTGAGGCGATGAACACCGTTGCTCGAGCATTGCGGATGTCATGTTCAGCAGATATTGGCCTAATTTCCTTATCGTATACCTGCTTTAGCAATAACCATGCCTATTCTGAGGTGCTTTCACTGCCAAAAAGCGGTGTGAATACTGATAAGTTGGATGCGTTGGAACGTTTTGTGCGTCATTTTGACAAAGAGTATGCGACTCAAACCGTCCGGGATATTCACCATCGACTTGATCAAATTCAAAAAATGTCTGGCAATTACGATCCGTTGCGCGCCGGATTGGCAGCAGCCTTGGCGTGTTGCGCTTTCGTCTTTTTGTTAGGCGGCGGTCCTATCGAAATGGTTTGTTGTTTTGTTGGTGCAGGGATCGGTAATTGGCTGCGTGAAATCATGATTCGGCGTAACTGGACACTGCTGGCTTGTATCGGTGTCAGTGTGGCGGTTGCCTGTTTGGTTTATTTTATCGCTTTTCGCGGATTGGAAATGGGACTGGGCATTGCAGCGCGGCATGAAGCGGGGTATATCGGCGCCATGTTGTTTGTGATTCCGGGCTTCCCGTTTATCACCAGTATGCTGGATATTTCGAAGCAGGATATGCGCTCGGGAATGGAACGACTACTGTATGCGTTGATGATTACCATTGTGGCTTCGCTGGTTGGTTGGCTGGTCGCGATGGTTGTCCATTTACGCCCGGAAAACTTTGTCGACTTAGGCTTGAGTCCGGTCCTTCTTTTGATTTATCGCCTCATTGCCAGCTTTTGTGGGGTCTTCGGATTCTCGGTGATGTTTAACAGCCCCCGCCGAATGGCAATCCAGGCCGGGTTGATTGGGGCAGTGGCGAATACGTTGCGGCTTGAATTGGTGGATCTCAATACGATTCCCCCTGCTGCGGCGGCATTTATCGGCGCACTGGTGGCTGGGCTGATTGCATCGGCGATTAATCGCGTTGATGGCTATCCGCGGATTTCGCTAACAGTGCCATCAATCGTCATCATGGTGCCTGGCTTGTATATTTACCGGGCAGTTTACAATATTGGATTGAATAATATTGGCGTCGGTGCCGAATGGATGACGCGTGCCGCACTTATCATTATGTTTTTACCGCTGGGCTTGTTTACCGCTCGCTTGATTATGGATTCTCGCTGGCGGCAAAGTGATTAA